One window of Nymphaea colorata isolate Beijing-Zhang1983 chromosome 1, ASM883128v2, whole genome shotgun sequence genomic DNA carries:
- the LOC116256675 gene encoding pentatricopeptide repeat-containing protein At1g11290, chloroplastic-like, translating into MAAAVRCPFTSSYLSPHQPQPPVLHCPSSKLKGGAPTSFLGVFPLEPFRGLMTIPSLMDLPAASAFRQMAKKRRHMLPPVDKWSLEERMKEALEVLDLMRRQGMRPDPSLYCILLKSCADARNLEVGATIHKEIVRQGLESDVFIANNLIGMYVVCGRLPDARQLFDGMPHRNVVSWTSIISAYCQAGRAAESLKLYDEMVAQKIKPNAFTYAAVLKSCAKLQDLEKGREIHQRVIDECCDSDNYIKVALVDMYAKCGRMEEARSEFDKIPEPSPVAFTAMIHGYSNLENGTPEAIVLIRRMLDLGADERFVQEVGFFCMIRSCAQVMGLRQGQEIHAHLIKTGYDPGAGARLELVELYLKCRKTRAALSLFNTLHIYEPALHTPAHLWSALIFASVTEGLNRDALTLFSKMLSKNVKPNSSLICRVVEAVVCVSAIEEGKQVYGLVIKAFYRSLDEPLMAGLINLCNENRVNTVAFET; encoded by the coding sequence ATGGCCGCTGCTGTGAGGTGCCCGTTCACATCCTCCTACTTATCACCTCATCAACCACAGCCACCCGTTCTGCACTGTCCTAGCAGTAAGCTCAAAGGAGGTGCACCCACATCCTTTTTGGGAGTCTTCCCCTTGGAGCCGTTCCGTGGCTTGATGACCATACCGTCTTTAATGGACTTGCCGGCGGCGAGTGCCTTTCGGCAAATGGCGAAGAAGCGCAGGCACATGCTGCCGCCGGTAGACAAATGGAGCTTAgaagagagaatgaaagaggCTCTCGAGGTGCTGGACCTCATGCGGCGCCAGGGCATGCGGCCAGACCCCAGCTTGTACTGCATCCTCCTCAAGAGCTGCGCCGATGCCAGGAACCTCGAAGTGGGCGCTACCATTCACAAAGAGATCGTGCGTCAGGGGCTGGAATCCGATGTCTTCATCGCCAATAATCTCATAGGTATGTATGTGGTCTGCGGGCGGTTGCCGGATGCGCGTCAACTGTTTGACGGAATGCCTCACAGAAACGTAGTTTCTTGGACCAGCATAATTTCTGCTTATTGCCAGGCTGGTCGGGCCGCGGAATCACTGAAGTTGTATGATGAGATGGTGGCGCAAAAAATCAAACCTAATGCTTTCACTTATGCGGCAGTATTGAAATCGTGTGCGAAGCTGCAGGACCTTGAGAAAGGCCGTGAAATTCACCAACGAGTGATAGACGAGTGCTGCGATTCAGATAACTATATCAAGGTTGCACTAGTCGACATGTACGCAAAATGTGGGAGAATGGAAGAAGCTAGAAGTGAGTTTGACAAGATTCCTGAACCGAGCCCGGTGGCGTTTACCGCCATGATACATGGTTACAGCAATCTCGAGAACGGAACACCTGAAGCCATCGTCCTCATCCGAAGAATGTTGGATTTGGGTGCAGACGAGAGGTTTGTACAGGAAGTAGGCTTCTTTTGCATGATCAGGTCATGTGCGCAGGTAATGGGGTTAAGGCAGGGCCAAGAAATTCATGCCCATTTGATAAAAACAGGTTATGATCCAGGTGCTGGGGCGAGACTGGAGCTGGTTGAGTTGTATCTGAAATGTAGAAAGACGAGGGcagctctttctcttttcaacacTCTGCACATTTATGAACCTGCACTGCATACACCTGCTCACCTCTGGAGTGCCTTGATTTTTGCTAGTGTAACAGAAGGATTGAACCGGGATGCCTTGACTCTCTTCTCTAAAATGTTGAGTAAGAATGTGAAGCCTAATTCTTCTTTGATATGCCGCGTGGTCGAAGCTGTTGTATGCGTGTCAGCAATAGAGGAGGGGAAGCAGGTATATGGTCTGGTGATTAAAGCATTTTACAGATCACTGGATGAACCGTTAATGGCGGGCCTCATCAATCTGTGCAATGAAAATCGTGTAAATACTGTGGCCTTTGAGACTTGA